From a single Rutidosis leptorrhynchoides isolate AG116_Rl617_1_P2 chromosome 5, CSIRO_AGI_Rlap_v1, whole genome shotgun sequence genomic region:
- the LOC139850257 gene encoding uncharacterized protein has product MLIALNAKNKLKIVTKEYEEPAPDSVLRPLWERNNDMIISWILNTVSDEISNSLNFINTAANLWQELQEHYSQIDGHRIYQLANDISQLKQHNSTIEVYYHKLKGLYDETDALEAPYMCNCTCTCENGKQNGEREQRKRLLQFLMGLDECYATTRGQILLMQPLPTIAKAYGMLKQEEKQRDGTLPKSVMPTIMSYKQNNYQKFTKTSATGNERKSTFKAGVTCSTCYREGHTSEECYKNVGYLPGHPLHGKYQPKNHNKGKTVNSIFTNNVADSSSSLTDSTNQDVMAARMDQLQNQLNQVLLMMQGTSNDHQAQGQPQADCPWQTL; this is encoded by the exons ATGTTAATTGCACTAAATGCGAAGAACAAATTGAAAATTGTGACGAAGGAGTATGAAGAACCTGCACCAGATTCAGTTCTCCGGCCACTTTGGGAACGCAACAACGACATGATAATCTCCTGGATTCTTAATACGGTCTCAGATGAAATCAGCAACAGCCTAAATTTCATCAATACTGCTGCAAATCTTTGGCAAGAACTACAAGAACATTACTCCCAAATTGATGGCCATAGGATCTATCAACTTGCCAATGACATCTCTCAATTGAAACAACATAACAGTACCATTGAAGTTTACTATCACAAGTTAAAAGGTCTATATGATGAAACTGATGCACTTGAGGCACCATACATGTGTAATTGCACCTGCACCTGTGAAAATGGTAAACAAAATGGAGAAAGAGAACAGAGGAAAAGACTTCTCCAATTTCTCATGGGCTTAGATGAGTGTTATGCAACTACCAGAGGTCAAATCTTACTTATGCAACCTTTACCAACCATTGCAAAGGCTTATGGCATGCTTAAACAAGAAGAAAAGCAAAGAGATGGTACTCTGCCAAAATCTGTAATGCCTACTATAATGAGCTATAAACAAAACAACTATCAAAAGTTCACAAAGACTTCTGCCACTGGTAATGAAAGGAAATCCACCTTCAAAGCTGGGGTGACATGTTCCACTTGTTACAGAGAAGGTCATACATCTGAAGAATGTTACAAGAATGTAGGCTATCTACCTGGACACCCTCTACATGGTAAATATCAACCAAAGAATCACAACAAAGGAAAGACTGTGAATAGCATCTTCACCAACAATGTTGCAGATTCATCAAGCTCTCTCACAGATTCAACAAATCAAGATGTTATGGCAGCAAGGATGGATCAATTGCAGAACCAACTTAATCAGGTCTTGTTGATGATGCAGGGAACTTCAAATGACCACCAGGCTCAAG GGCAACCACAAGCAGATTGCCCATGGCAAACTCTATGA